Within Carassius carassius chromosome 8, fCarCar2.1, whole genome shotgun sequence, the genomic segment tttgtatgtatttgcacATTAAACATATCAATGTTCCTCACCTGACTCATTGTGTCTCATGCGTTTCATCAGAATGTCGACGTTCACATTAAACCACTGTTCTTTGCTCTTTCTGGACTGGGTGCCTTTCTCCCAGTAATCCTCCTGCATTTTCTCCCTCATCCAGTCCTGTTTGGGAATCTTTTTCTGTCCTTCACTGTTGTAATAGTCGATCTCTCTGTCATCTAGCAGACCCATAGCAGTGAACTGATAGATGCCCGGCAGCTCAACAGGTTTGGATAAAGCTGTATATATGTAGTACAGAGAGTGTTTTTCTGCAATGCAAGGGGGGGGGGGATGCATaaatagcaaataataataataataataattaaaaaatatataaatagtgaTATAAATAAAATCCGTCTTGTTTCGCCAAGTCAAGGTCTGTTATATTTAAGTTTtgaataaaaatagtttaacCAGTAGGAGGCGACAACCGTTATTCATTCGAGTAGGAATAACACAGTGACACACAAGAGGCTTTGCTGGAACTGTTTTCCTCGAAGGAGCAAAAATAGACACAGTATCTGGCAACACTGTAAAATGTGAGTTACTTTACACCCTgcagggtaaaaaaaaagaagaacaaaactaAAACTACCCTAGGTTTATTTATCGAGTCATTTATCACTTGCAATCTAGCTGAAAGGCTGTTTGGAACAACAACAGTCTTTCTCTGTTATAGCCTATTCTATTTCGAGAAGTAGAACACAAACTcaaattttgttataaaaaaatctcTCCAAATTAGTCcacaaactttaaagggttgcactttattttacagtatgtgtacttacatgtacttatagtgtacttacagtgtatttatcaagaaagttctggtaatacaaggtaactacatgggatggggttaggtttaggggtaggttcagggttagtacataattattacattgttattgtaattactataataagtacatagtatgtagatggggaacaggactgttaaataaagtgctaccctttAAAGTATTACTGCAGACAGAAAATCGCTTTACGATAGCCTAAAAGGATAGTAGGGGATATGCCTTTTGAATTTAATATTCATTTCTTTAACAATTAAtcgttttaaatattattattattttagtatcacgTCATTCCACAAtacaataaaagtattttaatttaagtagGCTAAATAACGAAAACTTGCAAGTAAGATTAGGCCTATTTCAAACTTATTATTCAGTAGTTTTAAGTGTAGTGGAGTAGGCCTAGTTAAAAGATCCGTCGAGTTGATGTAACTTACATACACTTGTCTGTAAGTACAATACACTTGTTTTTCAAGGAAGTAACATTAAACCGAAAGTAGGCTATTTCTGTACCTGCGCCATTTTAGCGACACACCTGGACACCAAAACACACCTGAACTAACTAATCACTCGGgaaaattacagtttaagtctTTTGAACACTCATTATGTTGATATATATATCACAGTAAGCATATTGAGGAACTGTATTGAATGACGGAAACACTGGTTTTGCTTTCAGTTTTctgataataatagtaaattaaaaCTAAACGCTCTGTTAAAAAGCAAACTCACCGCTCCAGGCAGGTACAGCAGCACCTAGCAGAAACACCGAGCACAAAACTAGAAAAAGCCCCATTTTTAAAGCCTGTTAAGGCTTCAGAGCCTCTTCGTGTCTACTTTAACCGACGGCTTCTGTTGATCTGAGGTCAGTCCAACAGGTTAATATGTAAAAATTCCCCAATCCACACCCTCCAGACATCCGATCCAATGATAAAACAGCGCGCGCAGCGTCACTAATAACCAGGATCTAGTGGAGTGCGGAGTTTAAGCTCCTGTGTCTGTTGTGATAGTATTATAACTCAACAACGACCTTCACCAAGTCCGGCCATcatcaagaatcggctaaaaacacatctcttccatctttatttgaccctcaaaCTTGGCTCTAtgttctgattttatttttaaaaaagaaaaacacaacaactttttcccttttagacttgcactctattcatttgctgcttgttttcttaaaaaaataataataataataattatatcctGTATAGAGCACATTAGGGGTTTTCAGATACCaaatgattggatgtttcacTACCACCACTGCATCTCCCTGGTCTTCAAAAATGGCTGAATCTGATATTAATTTAGTTATAAAATGTAACACACTTatggaattaatataatattttataattatcatttaaatctgactaatttttaaactgtatgtcataaatcaacatctcaggaaaaaGTTATTGGGtatcaaatcaaaatatgactttctgttaaGAAACAGGACACTGATTTCACACAGGTCTTCAGCTGAGGACACCGGGACtataaatgcatgtttattatGCACTTCGGGAGAAACAACAAATGAAGagggaaagaaaatatatttcaatattcctatgaaatgttatttattattatgaaaatcttgttATGTATTAAATTGTTACAAAATCTTATTACTCCTATTATTACACTTCTCTTTTCAATACATgttgccaaaaaaaagaaaaagaaaaaaaaaacacattaatgtgAAAATTAGAAACAGTTCATAGATACTTTGTACATAATGGGAAAACCTGTTTATGGTCATTTTacacatattttgcataaataaaaatatatcagaTGATGCTGTTATAACAGTTGAGAATAATCTTTATACAAAATTAGGTATAAAAAATCCTGAAACCTAAAAATGtattggtgatttaaaaaataaaaatcaattgttTTTGCCTGTTCATTCAgttcttgttattttttttttttaaattattgaatccCAGTGAAAATTAATTAGACTATTCACAGCTAATTTCCACTTTTAGCTTAACACTGTATATTGTTTCATCCAATTTATTAATATCATCTATTCATGACCATCTTTGTATTGTCTATATGAAGTTCAGTGGCCATGCATTTACCACACACAATCCTCTTTCAAACTATAGTTTTCAGGCAGAGCAAGATCTGTAGCAATCTAGTTAACATTGTGGCCTAAATTAGCTATTTTTCTCTATGACATGCaatttcatatttttcaaatcCAGGAAAATTCTATTTGGTCTCCTCAAATACAGGTTTGTTCTTACcaaaatgcttctttttttttctttttcaggacaTTActatttatgttctttttttaaacataaccTTTAAGTTAGTGATTTTgtttattacaaaacaaacaaaagttgATTTTTAATGATAGTTGCCAATTTAAGGTGTCATGCAGCAATGCTGGAAACATACATCAATTTGAGTATGAGACAGTATAAAGATTTCACTTTAAGTGAGAAAGATGTTTTCTGGAAAAATAATTGATTACTACAGAATATTTGTTAACAGtttttaataaatgtcatataatctgcattttgaaataaacattatttctgtTATCTCCACACCATAATTCTCAaagacattttcaaatatttagatttagttCACTTTTAGGGACACATTTGTCTCCAAAGTATAGCTACGTAcataatccacacacacacacacacacacaccttccccTTCACTTTCTGCCAAATCGAAAGCCAAATCCTCCTTTCTGTCTGTTGAAGGCTTGCAAACCTCCTGCAATGGAAGTGAGAGCCTcattcctcttctctccaccgtcctcctcctccacctctccCCCCTGTGGATACGGTACAGCCACTATATGGTTTTCTGGGAATGTCCCCACTGGTCTGCGTCCCAGCTCCTCTCTCTTCTGGCCCTTCACTGTGCTCCTCTGTCCCCATCCCAGCTCTGCCTTCGCTCTCTCCAGAAGCTCCTCTGGGCCCAGCTCCTCAGTCAGAGCCCAGGGCTGGAGCTCGGCCGCTGTTCGGCTGCCTGGAGCTCCCAGTGAAGCCTGAAGCTGGAGCAGTGCAGCCTCCCACTCAGGGTTGTCCAGTGTAGGCAGGTAAACCATGGGATGGTGTGGCAGCATTAGACCTCTGGGAGGCTGGACCAGCAGCACCAGCAAGAAAAAGACTGTGGTTTGAAGAGTGGAAGAGAGATGGAAAACTTGGAATTTCATCTGAAATACAAGGAATAAATGAGAATTGAGAGAATTCCATCCAAAAAGACACAAACATCATCCTGCACTGACTTAATTTTTCACATTGAACTGATTGTAAGACTTACCTTGCAGAATGCTCTGAATCTCCCTGAAGTCATCTCTTTGCAGCTTCTTTAAATACCCTATACCCTATTGTCAATGAGACAGACAGTTGTTTATTAATTGGTTCAAAATGCCTGTGACGCACAAACACATCTCTACAATGTCATCAAAATTCCTTTAACTAGGATACACAGACATTTTAACTGGCACAGGTGAAGGGGACAATTACcggactaacacacacacacacacacacacacacacacacacacacaaaggctaAAGTTTGTTTTGAGTTTGCACCTCACCAGGAGGGCTCAGAAACATCATAAAGAATTTTGCAGTTATCAGTATAAAGTTCAGATCATTAGGCCATTTTAGCATCCATCCATACTTCTGTCAATGTATCTGTCTGTATTTACgctctcaaaaaacaaaaaaaacatagcaCCTTTAGGGATACAGTAGCTTGTCACTGAGGTCAAAGAAGTAAAACGATTAGGAAGGTTTACTAGTTACCccaaggtactaatatgcaccttttaGGGCTACCAATTAAACACGGCAGGTGTCTAacttgtaacacacacacacactactaaagggcacctattatgcaaaatctatttttacatgttttatacttaatacataaatgtacatatgtacataaatgtgtgttgtgtCAACAATAAAAATCTTCCCCATTATTATATGGCCCCTGACAATGGAAACCTTTATCTTGGTTATCTTGATGATCGATATATTTTCAATAACAATCTTTTTATCAGCAATTTGGTATGGTTCAAAGATATATTgatgattgttttatttataaaggtTGTGCTAGTGATTTTGAAGTCGTTGCCTTGTATATGAATTGTCATAGATCatccattaaagggttagttcacccaaaaatctaaattgtcattaataactcaccctcatgtcgttccaaaccagtgagacttccgtttatcttcagaacacagtttaagatattttagatttagtctgagagctctcagtccctccgttgaaactgtgtgcacattATACTgtcccatgtccagaaaggtaagaaaaacatcatcaaagtagtccatgcgacatcagaggttcagttagaattttttgaagcaacgaaaatacattttggtccaaaaatagcaaaaactatgactttattcagca encodes:
- the qrfp gene encoding uncharacterized protein qrfp, whose protein sequence is MKFQVFHLSSTLQTTVFFLLVLLVQPPRGLMLPHHPMVYLPTLDNPEWEAALLQLQASLGAPGSRTAAELQPWALTEELGPEELLERAKAELGWGQRSTVKGQKREELGRRPVGTFPENHIVAVPYPQGGEVEEEDGGEKRNEALTSIAGGLQAFNRQKGGFGFRFGRK